A region from the Lutra lutra chromosome 1, mLutLut1.2, whole genome shotgun sequence genome encodes:
- the SPTSSB gene encoding serine palmitoyltransferase small subunit B, with translation MDFKRVKDYFSWLYYQYQIISCCAVLEPWEQSMFNTILLTIVAMVVYTAYVFIPIHIRLAWEFFSKMCGYHSTISN, from the coding sequence ATGGATTTCAAGCGTGTGAAGGACTACTTCTCCTGGCTCTACTATCAATACCAAATCATTAGCTGCTGTGCtgtcctggagccctgggagcaATCCATGTTCAATACCATTTTACTAACCATTGTTGCTATGGTGGTGTACACCGCCTATGTTTTCATCCCAATTCACATTCGTCTGGCTTGGGAATTTTTCTCCAAAATGTGTGGCTATCACAGTACAATTTCGAATTGA